The following coding sequences are from one Arachis hypogaea cultivar Tifrunner chromosome 7, arahy.Tifrunner.gnm2.J5K5, whole genome shotgun sequence window:
- the LOC112702459 gene encoding uncharacterized protein gives MAKASEEADLWLHHNTTTPDLALTEFGFPSEFPYEFDSFGLEPLSSPPVESVAGSTETESSDEEDFFAGLTRRLSQATVHETRNQQLSSVPISNSDKAEREKTTRVLAGSPQSILSGIGSWSGRSAGSGDGSPEGGCSRVSSPFSAANDAWEVISAAAGQVARLKMHAGSPTATAAASKLDFQTRGVLGGLPHSTASFGNPNLSQIYNHAPQVPYQTVMQEHLFKQQCSSVLGRQGNNNKPISWSSQQLRGGVKCVRVLPQSSAWHNLHQVKNHQNQPHMARAGSGSRPVFQSGSGAGGIKRGCAGTGVFLPRQYGSPPPETRKKTSCAPVVVPAKVMHALNFNNNDLNVNAATTTSTQQQRFTRAFSDYDALLARRNALLIQQQRLAAALRREETATYEAALPQEWTY, from the exons ATGGCTAAGGCTTCAGAAGAGGCTGACCTATGGCTTCACCACAACACCACTACTCCTGACTTGGCTCTCACCGAGTTCGGCTTCCCTTCCGAGTTCCCCTATGAGTTCGACTCGTTCGGGTTGGAGCCACTCAGCTCACCGCCTGTGGAGTCCGTCGCCGGTTCCACTGAGACCGAGAGCAGCGACGAGGAGGACTTCTTTGCCGGGTTGACTCGCCGGCTCAGTCAAGCAACTGTTCACGAAACTCGTAACCAGCAACTCAGTAGTGTCCCCATCAGCAACAGTGACAAAGCTGAG AGAGAGAAGACGACTCGGGTCCTAGCCGGGTCACCCCAGTCCATACTGAGCGGAATCGGGAGCTGGTCCGGTCGAAGTGCGGGGTCCGGCGACGGAAGCCCTGAAGGCGGATGTTCCCGAGTTTCGTCGCCGTTTTCCGCCGCGAACGACGCCTGGGAGGTTATATCCGCCGCCGCGGGTCAAGTCGCGAGGCTGAAGATGCACGCCGGCAGCCCCACCGCTACAGCCGCAGCGTCGAAGCTCGATTTCCAGACCCGAGGAGTCCTCGGCGGCCTCCCTCACTCAACTGCCTCCTTCGGGAATCCAAATCTTTCTCAGATTTACAACCACGCGCCTCAG GTTCCGTACCAGACGGTTATGCAGGAGCACTTGTTCAAGCAGCAGTGTAGTTCTGTGTTGGGAAGGCAAGGGAATAATAACAAACCGATTAGCTGGTCGAGTCAGCAGTTACGTGGAGGCGTGAAATGCGTGCGCGTTTTGCCTCAATCTTCTGCATGGCACAATCTGCACCAAGTTAAGAACCACCAGAACCAGCCGCACATGGCGCGTGCCGGATCCGGATCAAGACCCGTTTTTCAATCCGGATCTGGTGCTGGTGGTATTAAAAGGGGTTGTGCTGGCACAGGTGTTTTCTTGCCACGCCAATACGGTTCCCCTCCTCCTGAGACACGCAAGAAAACAA GCTGTGCACCTGTTGTGGTCCCAGCAAAGGTTATGCATGCTCTGAACTTTAACAACAATGACCTCAATGTTAACGCTGCTACTACTACTTCCACCCAACAGCAACGATTCACAAGAGCTTTTTCAGACTATG aTGCGTTGCTGGCAAGGAGAAATGCTCTTCTGATACAGCAGCAGAGACTTGCTGCAGCTTTACGGCGAGAAGAGACAGCTACTTATGAAGCTGCTCTGCCTCAGGAATGGACGTATTGA